Proteins encoded by one window of Desulfovibrio ferrophilus:
- a CDS encoding adenylosuccinate synthase, whose product MSNTVVMGAQWGDEGKGKIVDILTEQADIIVRFQGGNNAGHTLVVDGEQVILHLIPSGILHGNKQCCIGNGVVLDPVVFLEEIDKLAAKGINVSPGRLVVSKKTHVIMPYHRLLDSAREAFKSKADKIGTTGRGIGPCYEDKMARVGVRAGDLADLDLLKAKIERALVEKNTLFEKLYGAEPLTVQAVFDEIRPAAERLQAYLGDVAGITGETMASGKSVLFEGAQGTHLDIDHGTYPFVTSSNTVSGNAASGSGCAPNTLDSIVAVVKAYTTRVGAGPFPTELEDEAGRHMQSVGAEFGATTGRTRRCGWLDLVILRESVRLNGPTGIALTKLDVLGGLAELKLCTSYRYRDGAIDYPPLEENGLAFVEPVYETLPGWSEDISGIETWDAMPEAVKNYVARIEEVLGVPVSIASVGPDRKQTIMR is encoded by the coding sequence ATGTCAAATACCGTCGTCATGGGTGCCCAATGGGGCGACGAGGGAAAGGGCAAGATTGTTGATATACTGACGGAACAGGCGGATATCATCGTCCGTTTCCAAGGTGGCAACAATGCCGGTCATACATTGGTGGTGGATGGCGAGCAGGTTATTCTGCATCTGATTCCTTCAGGAATTCTGCACGGTAACAAGCAGTGTTGCATCGGAAACGGTGTAGTTCTCGACCCTGTTGTTTTTCTTGAAGAGATCGATAAATTAGCCGCCAAAGGCATCAATGTCAGCCCCGGACGCCTGGTGGTGAGCAAGAAGACACACGTCATCATGCCCTATCACAGACTTCTGGATTCGGCTCGCGAAGCCTTCAAATCCAAGGCCGACAAGATTGGCACCACCGGGCGTGGCATCGGTCCCTGTTATGAGGACAAGATGGCCCGCGTGGGTGTTCGAGCCGGTGACCTGGCAGATCTCGATCTGCTGAAAGCCAAGATCGAACGCGCCCTGGTCGAGAAGAACACTCTTTTCGAAAAGCTGTATGGCGCCGAGCCGCTGACCGTGCAGGCCGTGTTCGACGAGATTCGCCCCGCAGCCGAGCGCTTGCAGGCCTATCTGGGCGACGTGGCGGGCATCACCGGCGAGACCATGGCTTCCGGCAAGAGTGTGTTGTTCGAAGGCGCTCAGGGAACGCACCTGGACATCGACCACGGGACTTATCCCTTTGTGACCTCTTCCAATACCGTATCCGGCAATGCGGCCAGCGGTAGCGGCTGCGCGCCCAATACGCTGGACAGCATCGTGGCCGTGGTCAAGGCCTACACCACTCGCGTGGGTGCTGGTCCTTTCCCCACCGAGCTGGAGGATGAGGCCGGACGCCACATGCAGAGCGTGGGTGCCGAATTCGGTGCCACCACCGGCCGTACGCGCCGCTGTGGTTGGCTGGACCTGGTCATCCTGCGCGAATCCGTGCGTCTGAATGGCCCCACTGGTATTGCCCTGACCAAGCTGGACGTGCTGGGCGGCCTGGCCGAGTTGAAGCTGTGTACCTCCTACAGGTACCGCGACGGCGCCATTGACTATCCTCCCCTGGAGGAGAATGGTCTGGCCTTTGTGGAGCCTGTGTACGAGACTTTGCCCGGTTGGAGCGAAGATATCAGCGGCATCGAGACCTGGGACGCCATGCCCGAGGCCGTGAAGAATTACGTGGCCCGCATCGAAGAGGTGCTGGGCGTGCCCGTGTCCATCGCTTCGGTGGGTCCGGACCGCAAGCAGACCATCATGCGCTAA
- the plsY gene encoding glycerol-3-phosphate 1-O-acyltransferase PlsY, producing the protein MASLAWLAMAYLLGAVPFGLVVGKIFCGIDPRTAGSKNTGATNVARLCGFKYGVLALVLDLAKGFIPTAIALTFSDSSLFLSLTGLAAILGHCYSVFLYGKGGKAVATTVGVFLALAPISAIIAAALCIAVIAKSGYVSLGSLTLVTALPILMLVTGNITYCLMALVVMALVFWRHRENIERLARGEEKSFLKNKYTDG; encoded by the coding sequence ATGGCTTCACTAGCTTGGCTCGCAATGGCCTACCTTCTGGGTGCGGTGCCCTTCGGATTGGTGGTCGGCAAGATTTTTTGCGGCATTGACCCGCGCACCGCCGGCAGCAAAAACACCGGTGCCACCAACGTGGCCCGGCTGTGCGGCTTCAAATACGGCGTACTGGCCCTGGTTCTGGATCTGGCCAAGGGCTTCATTCCCACAGCCATTGCCCTGACCTTTTCCGACTCCTCGCTGTTCCTGTCCCTGACCGGACTGGCGGCCATTCTGGGCCACTGTTACTCGGTGTTCCTGTACGGCAAGGGCGGCAAGGCCGTGGCCACCACCGTGGGTGTCTTCCTGGCCCTGGCCCCGATTTCCGCCATCATTGCGGCGGCATTGTGCATCGCAGTCATTGCCAAGTCGGGCTATGTCTCCCTGGGGTCCCTGACCCTGGTCACCGCCCTGCCCATCCTGATGCTCGTGACCGGCAATATCACCTACTGCCTGATGGCGCTGGTGGTCATGGCCCTTGTCTTCTGGCGGCACCGCGAGAACATCGAGCGACTGGCCAGGGGCGAGGAAAAATCATTCCTCAAAAATAAATATACCGACGGCTGA
- a CDS encoding ribonuclease catalytic domain-containing protein codes for MSTLVRYPGPGCIVEFLHGNKPNVAWVLEEQSGRLRVLTINRREMKLPAGRILPWPGPAHPAEASREEIAHILEDHESRREELASQVDPEEIWELAQGDVDRASITWFTGLTWNEPDADHIAAMGRRMLEQKTHFKFHPPEFEVYPAQKVESRRVEEETRRQREHIVTAAQQFFHALWEARSKGRSAPEPPEGMAETLHAILIAAMADTSGSPELTIWNTVRKGLPDLPQLPMFLGQTWGVIPEHFNMQLLQEGYDWGDDWAREFDAEMDELEKGLAALAQEPEETPFISIDSASTHDIDDAFHVQSGPDNGYRLQVALACPALGWEFGSPLDRAVRERASSVYLPEGASHMMPERYGIGLFSLYQQQPKPALVLDCNLDENGNMLSMEPRCTWVRIEQNSTYQAMEEALDTPDCDPCLTLAAELGAKLRQRRIDNGAVVVDRPDPTITLEGEGAETRVLIEDSPRYDRAQATVSEFMILANSSIGQWAADRGIPMLFRTQDITLPGDAAGVWDTPEDAHRIVRMMAPTTQELTPRLHATIGAKAYAPLTSPIRRYADLMNLTQVLHALEHDDTPRWDREELLLMLPHITARTEAAGRIQRFRPRYWKLVHFKQRKKEMFSTTVVEDGQLVILAMPKEQMYVRCPRNLLGDKIYPGQRFAVRLNKVNPLTNEIRVVEALEE; via the coding sequence ATGAGTACCCTCGTGCGTTATCCGGGTCCGGGCTGCATTGTGGAATTCCTCCACGGCAACAAGCCCAATGTAGCCTGGGTCCTTGAAGAACAGTCCGGGCGCTTGCGCGTCCTGACCATCAACCGGCGGGAAATGAAACTCCCGGCCGGACGCATCCTGCCGTGGCCCGGGCCGGCACACCCGGCAGAGGCTTCGCGCGAGGAGATCGCGCATATCCTCGAGGACCACGAGTCCCGGCGCGAGGAACTGGCCTCACAAGTGGACCCCGAGGAAATCTGGGAACTGGCTCAGGGCGATGTGGACCGCGCCTCCATCACCTGGTTCACGGGCCTGACCTGGAACGAGCCCGATGCCGACCACATCGCAGCCATGGGCCGCCGCATGCTGGAGCAGAAGACCCACTTCAAATTCCACCCCCCCGAATTCGAAGTCTATCCCGCTCAAAAGGTGGAGAGCCGCCGCGTGGAGGAAGAGACCCGGCGTCAGCGCGAACACATTGTCACCGCCGCCCAGCAGTTTTTCCACGCCCTGTGGGAAGCCCGCAGTAAGGGCCGCAGTGCCCCCGAACCGCCCGAAGGCATGGCGGAGACTCTGCATGCCATCCTCATTGCTGCCATGGCCGACACCTCCGGTTCCCCGGAACTGACCATCTGGAACACTGTACGCAAGGGCCTGCCCGACCTGCCACAGTTGCCCATGTTCCTGGGCCAGACCTGGGGCGTGATTCCCGAACATTTCAATATGCAGCTGTTGCAGGAAGGCTACGATTGGGGCGATGACTGGGCCCGTGAATTCGACGCCGAGATGGATGAATTGGAAAAAGGGCTGGCCGCACTAGCTCAGGAGCCAGAAGAGACTCCCTTTATCAGCATCGACTCGGCCTCCACCCACGATATCGACGACGCCTTTCACGTGCAATCCGGCCCGGACAACGGCTACCGCCTGCAAGTGGCCCTGGCCTGCCCGGCCCTGGGCTGGGAGTTCGGCTCCCCTCTGGACCGCGCCGTGCGCGAACGCGCAAGCTCCGTGTACCTGCCCGAGGGTGCCAGCCACATGATGCCCGAACGCTACGGCATCGGCCTGTTCAGTCTCTATCAGCAGCAGCCCAAGCCCGCGCTGGTGCTGGACTGCAACCTGGATGAGAACGGCAACATGCTTTCCATGGAGCCACGCTGCACCTGGGTGCGCATCGAACAGAATTCTACCTATCAGGCCATGGAAGAGGCCCTGGACACACCGGACTGTGACCCTTGCCTGACCCTTGCGGCCGAATTGGGGGCCAAGCTCAGACAGCGTCGCATCGACAATGGCGCCGTGGTCGTGGACAGGCCTGACCCCACTATCACCCTGGAAGGCGAGGGGGCAGAGACCCGCGTCTTGATCGAGGACTCTCCCCGCTACGACAGGGCTCAGGCCACGGTCAGCGAATTCATGATCCTGGCCAACTCCAGCATCGGCCAGTGGGCTGCGGACAGGGGCATCCCCATGCTCTTCCGCACTCAGGACATCACCCTGCCCGGTGATGCCGCCGGAGTCTGGGACACGCCCGAGGATGCCCATCGCATCGTGCGCATGATGGCTCCCACGACCCAGGAGTTGACCCCGCGCCTGCACGCCACCATCGGAGCCAAGGCCTATGCCCCGCTGACCTCGCCCATCCGGCGCTATGCGGACCTGATGAACCTGACCCAGGTGCTGCACGCCCTGGAGCACGACGATACCCCCCGCTGGGACCGCGAGGAACTGCTGCTCATGCTGCCGCACATCACTGCCCGCACCGAGGCCGCAGGACGCATCCAGCGTTTCCGACCCCGCTACTGGAAGCTGGTGCACTTCAAACAGCGCAAGAAGGAGATGTTCTCCACCACCGTGGTGGAAGACGGACAGCTGGTGATTCTGGCCATGCCCAAGGAGCAGATGTACGTGCGCTGCCCGCGCAACCTGCTGGGCGACAAGATCTACCCAGGCCAGCGCTTTGCCGTGCGCCTGAACAAGGTCAACCCACTGACCAACGAAATCCGGGTCGTGGAAGCACTGGAAGAATAA
- a CDS encoding IMP cyclohydrolase yields the protein MDLLPIRRAILSVTDKTGLEDFARFLTENGVELFSTGGTRKMLLDAGLPVASVSDVTGFPEIMNGRVKTLHPHIHAGVLADKDNPEHMDTLSELGLAPFDLICVNLYDFARAASQGLDLKAAVEQIDIGGPTMLRAAAKNFHSILVAPGVEHYDRIIDDLKANDMKVSLPLRKDMACETFAKTSEYDAMITSYLGSKNA from the coding sequence ATGGATCTTCTGCCCATTCGGCGCGCCATCCTGAGCGTGACCGACAAGACCGGGTTGGAGGACTTCGCCCGTTTTCTGACAGAAAACGGGGTTGAACTCTTTTCCACCGGCGGAACCCGGAAAATGCTGCTTGATGCGGGCTTGCCCGTGGCTTCTGTCAGCGACGTGACCGGTTTTCCTGAAATCATGAATGGCAGGGTCAAGACCCTCCATCCCCATATCCATGCCGGCGTTCTGGCCGACAAGGACAACCCCGAGCACATGGACACCCTGTCCGAATTGGGCTTGGCGCCTTTCGATCTGATCTGCGTCAATCTCTACGATTTCGCTCGTGCCGCCTCCCAGGGCCTGGACCTGAAGGCCGCCGTGGAGCAGATCGATATCGGCGGCCCCACCATGCTGCGCGCCGCAGCCAAGAACTTCCACTCCATCCTTGTGGCACCCGGCGTCGAGCACTACGACCGCATCATCGACGATCTGAAGGCCAACGACATGAAGGTCTCCCTGCCCCTGCGCAAGGACATGGCCTGCGAGACGTTTGCCAAGACCTCGGAATATGACGCGATGATTACCAGCTACTTGGGCAGTAAAAACGCGTAG
- the hflX gene encoding GTPase HflX, which produces MKQLSRLYNRQYPTHGGMASEQARELGMLSAGMGRQIGLLIDRKGKPDMVMVGDARGIYIPELTRTRRFAGRLRGLRLLHTHLSDEALSQEDLMDMVFLRLDGIMALTVDGFGQPGNVYYAHLLPPNPDGGLYDITGPVPWHRVDVDFAAQVEALEEELARVGTTLAADGAAMGETERAILVSVDTTSRELQEISVEELAELAKTAGLENGGTVIQRVRKTNPKTIMGKGKLAELEVRALQENAGVILFDQELTPSQMRNLANITERKILDRTQLILDIFAQHATTRSGKLQVEMAQLQYTLPRLAGTGRALSRLMGGIGGRGPGETKLETDRRRVRERITRIKKELGDLRKRRKATRLRRAKAGLPVAALVGYTNAGKSTLLNTLTESKVLAENKLFATLDPTTRRLRFPLERELILTDTVGFIRQLPDELKEAFRATLEELEVADLLIQVADAGHPELETHIKAVDDILLDMKLHEIPRLLVLNKWDRLDAGQRELLRNQYPEAVSICALNRKSLRELADAICVRAFPGVDVG; this is translated from the coding sequence ATGAAACAGCTCTCGCGGCTCTACAACCGCCAGTACCCGACCCATGGCGGCATGGCGAGCGAGCAGGCGCGCGAGTTGGGTATGCTTTCGGCTGGCATGGGCCGTCAGATCGGCCTGCTCATCGATCGCAAGGGCAAGCCCGACATGGTCATGGTGGGTGACGCGCGCGGTATCTATATTCCCGAGTTGACTCGTACGCGTCGCTTTGCAGGTCGTTTGCGCGGCCTCAGGCTGCTGCACACCCACTTGTCCGACGAAGCCCTGTCCCAGGAAGACCTGATGGACATGGTCTTTTTGCGCCTGGACGGGATCATGGCTCTGACCGTGGACGGTTTTGGTCAGCCCGGGAACGTCTATTACGCGCATCTGCTGCCCCCGAATCCGGATGGGGGATTATACGATATTACAGGTCCGGTGCCCTGGCATCGGGTGGACGTGGACTTTGCGGCTCAGGTCGAGGCTCTGGAAGAGGAGCTGGCCCGTGTGGGCACCACTCTGGCGGCCGATGGCGCGGCCATGGGCGAGACCGAACGGGCGATTCTGGTCAGCGTGGATACGACTTCCCGGGAGTTGCAGGAAATCTCCGTGGAGGAATTGGCTGAATTGGCCAAGACCGCTGGGTTGGAAAACGGTGGCACCGTGATCCAGCGCGTGCGCAAGACCAACCCCAAGACCATCATGGGCAAAGGCAAGCTGGCGGAGCTGGAGGTGCGTGCCCTCCAGGAAAACGCGGGTGTGATTCTGTTCGACCAGGAGCTGACTCCCTCGCAGATGCGCAACCTGGCCAATATCACCGAGCGCAAGATTCTGGACCGGACCCAGCTGATTCTGGACATCTTTGCCCAGCACGCCACCACGCGCTCAGGCAAGCTGCAAGTGGAGATGGCCCAGCTGCAATACACACTGCCGCGCCTGGCGGGCACCGGACGTGCCTTGTCGCGCCTGATGGGTGGCATTGGTGGCCGCGGACCGGGTGAGACCAAGCTGGAGACCGACCGCCGCCGTGTGCGTGAGCGCATCACTCGCATCAAGAAAGAGCTGGGCGACTTGCGCAAGCGTCGCAAGGCCACGCGCCTGCGTCGGGCCAAGGCAGGTCTGCCCGTGGCTGCGCTGGTGGGCTATACCAACGCGGGCAAGTCCACACTGCTCAATACCCTGACCGAATCCAAGGTCCTGGCCGAGAACAAGCTCTTTGCCACCCTGGACCCCACCACCCGCCGCCTGCGCTTCCCTCTGGAACGCGAGTTGATCCTCACAGACACCGTGGGGTTCATCCGCCAATTGCCAGATGAGTTGAAGGAAGCCTTTCGCGCAACTCTGGAGGAGCTGGAAGTAGCGGACCTGCTGATTCAGGTGGCCGATGCCGGGCATCCCGAGTTGGAGACTCACATCAAGGCCGTGGACGACATCCTCCTGGACATGAAACTGCATGAGATTCCGCGTCTGCTGGTGCTCAACAAATGGGACAGACTGGACGCCGGGCAGCGCGAGCTGTTGCGCAACCAGTACCCCGAAGCGGTGTCGATCTGCGCATTGAATCGCAAATCCCTGCGTGAGTTGGCTGATGCCATTTGTGTTCGAGCCTTCCCCGGAGTTGATGTGGGGTAG
- a CDS encoding transglycosylase SLT domain-containing protein: protein METILKKYAKPWELVVLTVSLLVLVELVFVMQLQAGHFAGDPVLRVAAPENEWLAGELTPHGIGFEKELLDKFCNQNNLRWTWIRTKNWAEAWEQVRKGRADIVIGLGTEPPTSLEVKVTAGPSYARTRPVLVHNNKRLGVSKDCDIFDRPVLVTADTGMTDSLRQKADELDCTSRTVSSADMSMTPLLDTLSRNQARFALVDERRFALWQPFYRKIKAAKTLDRELDYRWYWSERSSILAGSLQHFWTEIQANGQLANLYDKYFGFLPEETDYFELYHLIKTVEEKLPRYRKAILKAAERTGVDPLLLVAVIYQESRFESAARSKTGVRGLMQITTATARTLGVNRMDPFESISGGSRYLQRLYNGLDDMGLDTDTRWLFALASYNRGPGHLRDATDLAKRLGGTGKSWRELKTVFPKLCYERYYKDSRYGYTKGYEVVHYVERIRYYHYILHGLVILSRPEAQELTALVSASSGSVL, encoded by the coding sequence ATGGAAACTATTCTGAAAAAATACGCAAAACCCTGGGAGCTGGTCGTTCTGACCGTCTCCCTGCTGGTGCTGGTCGAACTGGTCTTCGTCATGCAATTGCAGGCAGGCCACTTTGCCGGTGACCCCGTGCTGCGCGTTGCCGCTCCCGAGAATGAGTGGCTTGCTGGCGAACTGACCCCCCACGGCATCGGCTTCGAAAAAGAGCTGCTTGATAAATTCTGTAACCAGAACAATCTGCGCTGGACCTGGATTCGAACCAAAAACTGGGCCGAGGCCTGGGAACAGGTTCGCAAGGGCCGCGCCGATATCGTCATCGGCCTGGGCACCGAGCCTCCGACATCCCTGGAAGTCAAGGTCACCGCAGGCCCGTCCTATGCCCGCACCCGCCCGGTGCTGGTGCATAACAACAAGCGCCTGGGCGTCAGCAAGGACTGCGACATCTTTGATCGCCCCGTGCTGGTCACGGCCGATACCGGCATGACCGACAGCCTGCGCCAGAAAGCCGATGAACTGGACTGCACCTCACGCACCGTCTCCAGCGCCGACATGAGCATGACCCCGCTGCTGGACACCCTGAGCCGCAATCAGGCGCGCTTTGCCCTGGTGGACGAACGTCGCTTCGCCCTCTGGCAGCCCTTCTATCGCAAGATCAAGGCCGCCAAGACCCTGGACAGGGAACTGGACTACCGCTGGTACTGGAGCGAACGCTCCTCCATCCTTGCCGGGTCCCTGCAGCACTTCTGGACGGAGATTCAGGCCAATGGCCAGTTGGCAAACCTCTATGACAAATATTTCGGTTTCCTGCCTGAAGAGACCGATTATTTCGAACTCTATCACCTGATCAAGACCGTGGAAGAAAAGCTGCCCCGCTACCGCAAGGCCATCCTGAAGGCCGCGGAACGCACAGGGGTGGACCCGCTGCTGCTGGTGGCGGTCATCTATCAGGAGTCCCGCTTCGAGTCCGCTGCCCGGTCCAAGACCGGTGTGCGCGGGCTGATGCAGATCACCACAGCCACGGCCAGGACCCTGGGCGTGAACCGCATGGACCCCTTCGAGAGCATCAGCGGCGGCAGCCGTTATCTCCAACGCCTGTACAACGGGCTGGACGACATGGGGCTGGATACGGACACTCGCTGGCTGTTCGCCCTGGCAAGCTACAACCGTGGCCCCGGGCACCTGCGCGACGCCACCGACCTTGCCAAACGCCTGGGTGGCACTGGCAAGTCATGGCGCGAGTTGAAAACGGTGTTCCCCAAGCTGTGCTACGAGCGTTATTACAAGGACTCCAGATACGGCTACACCAAGGGCTATGAAGTGGTGCACTACGTGGAGCGCATCCGCTACTACCATTATATCCTACACGGACTCGTCATCCTCTCGCGACCGGAAGCGCAGGAGCTTACCGCGCTTGTCAGCGCCTCCAGCGGCTCCGTTCTCTGA
- a CDS encoding IMP cyclohydrolase, with product MSDLKKMYKTLLHDPFPGELSLRIGDQELTFKKRTWTIDGEEKGIRYGENPDQPAALFELTGGGLTLEGVEFRGPGQGLVSSLTEENMLQAGKHPGKINLTDVDNGLNMLQYLTAKPAAIILKHNNPSGAAWTDEGVAVALERAWKADRIAAFGGTVVVNRPIDDATAEIINSSYFEVVAAPAFEGSSLETLKKRKNLRILQIPGLAELDTLVGQPFLDIKSLSDGGMVLQLSFRNRILSVDDFIPAAAQKDGSDFVARQPTAQEAEDLLFAWAIEAGVTSNSVIFVRDGATVAIGTGEQDRVGCAELTIHKCYTKYSDILCFDELGISIYELQLKAKADDEAAAKLADIQKRTEEARGGLPGTVLVSDGFFPFRDGVDVVVAQGVTAIAQPGGSIRDWEVITAVNEAQPQVAMVFTGQRSFKH from the coding sequence ATGAGCGACTTAAAGAAAATGTACAAGACCCTGCTGCATGATCCCTTTCCCGGAGAACTTTCCCTGCGCATCGGTGATCAGGAGCTGACTTTCAAGAAACGCACCTGGACCATCGACGGCGAAGAAAAGGGCATCAGATACGGCGAAAACCCGGACCAGCCAGCCGCTTTATTCGAACTCACAGGCGGCGGCCTGACCCTTGAAGGGGTTGAGTTCCGCGGCCCGGGCCAGGGTCTGGTCTCCTCGCTGACCGAAGAAAACATGCTCCAGGCCGGCAAGCACCCCGGCAAGATCAATCTGACCGATGTGGACAATGGGCTGAACATGCTCCAGTACCTGACGGCCAAACCCGCCGCCATCATCCTGAAGCACAACAATCCCAGTGGCGCCGCCTGGACCGACGAAGGCGTAGCCGTGGCCCTGGAACGGGCCTGGAAAGCCGACCGCATCGCGGCCTTTGGTGGCACCGTGGTGGTCAACCGCCCCATCGACGACGCCACAGCCGAGATCATCAACTCCTCCTATTTTGAAGTGGTGGCAGCCCCGGCCTTTGAAGGCAGCAGCCTGGAGACCCTGAAGAAACGCAAGAACCTGCGTATTCTCCAGATTCCCGGACTGGCCGAGTTGGACACCCTGGTGGGCCAGCCCTTCCTGGATATCAAGTCCTTGTCCGACGGCGGCATGGTGCTTCAGCTTTCGTTCCGCAACCGCATCCTGTCCGTGGACGACTTCATCCCGGCAGCGGCCCAGAAAGACGGCTCCGATTTCGTAGCGCGCCAGCCCACGGCTCAGGAAGCCGAGGATCTGCTGTTTGCGTGGGCCATCGAGGCGGGCGTGACGTCCAACTCCGTCATCTTCGTGCGGGACGGAGCTACCGTGGCCATCGGCACCGGCGAGCAGGACCGCGTGGGTTGCGCCGAACTGACCATCCACAAATGCTACACCAAATATTCCGATATTCTGTGCTTCGACGAACTGGGCATTTCCATCTATGAATTGCAGTTGAAGGCCAAGGCCGACGACGAGGCCGCAGCCAAGCTGGCAGACATCCAGAAACGCACCGAAGAGGCGCGTGGCGGCCTGCCGGGTACCGTACTGGTCTCCGACGGCTTCTTCCCCTTCCGCGACGGGGTGGACGTGGTCGTGGCTCAGGGTGTGACCGCCATTGCCCAGCCCGGCGGCTCCATCCGCGACTGGGAGGTCATCACCGCTGTCAACGAGGCTCAGCCTCAGGTGGCCATGGTCTTCACGGGCCAGCGTTCATTCAAGCACTAG